In Zingiber officinale cultivar Zhangliang chromosome 3B, Zo_v1.1, whole genome shotgun sequence, a single window of DNA contains:
- the LOC121967906 gene encoding varicose-related protein-like isoform X3, with protein sequence MAFFAEDVHLLASASIDGRIFVWKIDEGPDEDNKPLITGKIIMAIQIVGDKESYHPRICWHSHKQEIMFVGIGVYVLKIDINKVGRGKEFLAEEPLKCPIEKIIEGVQIIGKHDGEVTDLSISQWMVTRLASSSKDGTVKIWDDRKAMPLSVLRPHDGHPVNSVEFMTAPNHPEHINLITAGPLSRELKFWASSSEEGWLLPSDSESWHCSQTLDLRSSSEPQTEEAFFNQLVVLPQASLIIIANAKKNAIYAVHIDYGLCPASTRMDHIADFTVAMPILSLTVTHDILLEGDIIVQVYCVQTQAIQQYALDLIQCLPPPIANVGLAKDPSSHVTETSSSEGLPVPAISSEHYRTDYAMENASLQTLLTDGGMDCASAAPALVIPDSSETTGINESSTSNADVKLIAPPLPDVDADAMHAASSPVPFNMDIAGRSLALKSPEKTSEDAPSYRGHETDQSVFGYSVEKDGRNTGHNDISPIFNPPMMLKLGGNSTHLITPSEILSGAISTSESSNVNKKLAEEMKDQDINTSDSIKHAEVEVKLVGEFKAVQPETNTQKVAQDFSVRDLSPQTSIAHSEVDNEAPIIVTSFEEESHSGDDIAMVESKRTLLATAEEDGRDSTINATEDITEPSVITVSQSLSVVKGKKQKGKQHQTSSPSSPSSTLLHSTYSLNESALSENAPLVDPASTDILAMQEMLSQVVNMQKELQKQMSVIVAAPVAKEGKRMETSLSRNIEKMIKANGDALWARVQEENAKYEKFDKERMQQITNLIANNVNKDLPTILERAVKKELSTIGSTVARSVAPAISSAIAESFQRGVGDKAVTQLEKSVSSKLEATVARQIQVQFQNSGKQILQDSLRSCLESSVVPAFEQSCKAMFEQVDNAFQKGMNEHAAAAHQQLEAANTPLAVTLREAISSASSITQSLTTELIDGQRKILALIAAGNTKVLNPLVSQQANGPTASPPEMQASLSLLQVGAHLDPTKELSRLISEHKYEEAFTLALQRSDVSIVSWLCAQVDLHAICSTVPLPLSQGVLLALLQQLACDIGNETSRKVGWMTDVAVVINPADQMIVLHVRPIFEQVYSLLGRQRALPTTTAPESAIIRLLMHVINSVLTSCK encoded by the exons ATGGCTTTCTTTGCCGAAGATGTACACCTTTTAGCCAG TGCAAGCATTGATGGAAGGATTTTTGTGTGGAAGATTGATGAGGGGCCTGATGAGGACAACAAGCCACTGATTACTGGAAAAATTATAATGGCTATTCAGATAGTTGGAGATAAAGAGTCATATCATCCCCGAATTTGTTGGCACTCTCACAAGCAA GAAATTATGTTTGTTGGAATAGGGGTATATGTGCTAAAAATTGATATAAATAAAGTCGGAAGGGGAAAAGAATTTTTGGCTGAGGAGCCACTAAAATGCCCCATTGAAAAGATCATCGAAGGAGTGCAGATTATAGGTAAACATGATGGAGAGGTGACTGATTTGTCCATATCGCAATGGATGGTTACTCGTTTAGCATCATCATCAAAAGATGGCACG GTTAAGATCTGGGATGACCGTAAAGCAATGCCCCTCTCTGTTTTAAGGCCACATGATGGTCATCCTGTCAACTCCGTGGAGTTCATGACAGCACCTAACCACCCTGAACACATCAATCTCATCACAGCT GGACCTTTAAGTCGAGAATTAAAATTTTGGGCTTCTTCTAGCGAAGAAGGTTGGCTATTGCCTAGTGACTCTGAATCATGGCATTGCTCTCAGACTTTGGACCTGAGAAGTTCTTCAGAACCTCAGACGGAAGAGGCTTTTTTCAATCAATTGGTAGTTTTACCTCAAGCAAGCCTTATAATAATTGCAAATGCCAAGAAGAATGCTATTTATGCAGTGCATATTGACTATGGTTTATGTCCTGCTTCTACACGCATGGACCATATAGCAGATTTCACTGTGGCAATGCCTATTTTGAGTCTTACGGTAACACATGATATCCTGCTTGAGGGAGATATAATTGTACAAGTATATTGTGTACAAACACAGGCAATTCAACAATATGCTTTGGATTTAATTCAGTGTTTACCACCACCAATTGCTAATGTTGGGTTAGCAAAAGATCCTTCATCTCATGTAACTGAGACATCCAGTTCCGAGGGATTACCTGTGCCAGCGATATCTAGTGAACACTACAGAACTGATTATGCTATGGAAAATGCTTCACTACAAACCCTTCTTACTGATGGTGGCATGGATTGTGCATCTGCAGCTCCAGCTCTTGTAATCCCAGATTCTTCTGAGACTACCGGTATCAATGAATCATCTACATCAAATGCTGACGTTAAACTCATTGCTCCTCCACTTCCAGATGTGGATGCAGATGCAATGCATGCTGCCTCCTCTCCTGTTCCCTTTAACATGGACATTGCAGGAAGATCACTTGCTCTGAAGAGCCCTGAAAAGACATCTGAGGATGCACCATCATATAGGGGTCATGAAACTGATCAGTCAGTGTTTGGGTATTCAGTCGAAAAGGATGGACGCAATACTGGACATAATGATATATCCCCTATATTTAATCCTCCTATGATGCTTAAGCTTGGTGGAAACTCAACTCACCTAATTACTCCCTCTGAAATTTTATCTGGTGCTATATCTACTTCAGAAAGCAGTAATGTCAATAAAAAACTTGCTGAGGAAATGAAGGACCAAGACATAAACACTAGTGACAGCATTAAACATGCTGAAGTAGAAGTGAAATTAGTGGGTGAGTTTAAGGCAGTTCAACCGGAAACCAATACTCAGAAGGTGGCTCAAGATTTTTCTGTTCGGGATTTGTCTCCCCAAACTTCTATAGCCCACTCGGAGGTAGATAATGAGGCTCCTATAATAGTAACTTCCTTTGAAGAAGAAAGTCACTCAGGTGATGACATTGCTATGGTTGAGTCAAAGAGAACCTTATTAGCTACCGCTGAGGAAGATGGACGAGATAGCACAATAAATGCAACAGAAGATATAACTGAACCTTCTGTTATTACTGTATCTCAATCTCTCTCGGTTGTCAAAGGAAagaaacaaaaaggaaaacaacatCAAACATCCAGTCCTTCATCACCTTCCTCTACCCTTCTGCACTCCACCTATTCTTTGAATGAATCAGCACTCAGTGAGAATGCCCCTTTAGTTGATCCTGCTTCCACAGATATTCTTGCAATGCAGGAAATGCTGAGCCAG GTAGTGAATATGCAGAAGGAACTGCAAAAGCAGATGAGTGTAATTGTGGCTGCTCCTGTAGCGAAGGAAGGAAAACGAATGGAGACTTCCTTGAGCCGAAATATAGAGAAGATGATCAAAGCTAATGGAGATGCTTTATGGGCCCGTGTTCAAGAAGAAAATGCAAAATATGAGAAGTTTGACAAGGAACGTATGCAACAAATCACCAATCTAATTGCTAACAATGTGAATAAGGACTTGCCAACCATTTTAGAGAGGGCAGTGAAGAAAGAACTTTCTACAATAGGATCCACTGTGGCTCGTTCAGTTGCACCTGCTATTTCTTCAGCTATAGCAGAGTCATTTCAG AGGGGAGTTGGCGATAAAGCAGTAACTCAGTTGGAGAAGTCAGTCAGTTCTAAACTTGAAGCTACTGTTGCAAGACAAATCCAAGTGCAGTTTCAAAACTCTGGGAAGCAGATTCTTCAG GATTCTCTTAGATCCTGTTTGGAATCATCTGTTGTTCCTGCATTTGAGCAATCTTGTAAAGCAATGTTTGAGCAAGTTGACAATGCATTCCAGAAAGGAATGAATGAACACGCTGCTGCTGCTCATCAACAACTTGAGGCAGCAAATACACCTTTAGCAGTTACTTTAAGG GAAGCAATCAGCTCTGCATCTTCAATCACCCAAAGTCTCACTACTGAGTTAATTGATGGCCAACGAAAAATTTTGGCTCTTATAGCAGCAGGAAACACAAAGGTTCTCAACCCTCTGGTTTCCCAACAAGCTAACGGCCCTACAGCTAGCCCTCCTGAGATG CAGGCCTCCCTGTCTCTCCTGCAGGTTGGGGCACATCTAGATCCGACAAAAGAACTCTCCAGATTAATTTCTGAGCATAAATATGAGGAAGCATTCACACTGGCGCTTCAAAGAAGCGATGTGTCGATAGTGTCTTGGCTATGTGCACAG GTGGATTTGCATGCGATTTGTTCCACAGTGCCACTTCCCCTAAGTCAAGGTGTTCTTCTGGCACTTCTGCAGCAACTGGCCTGTGATATCGGCAATGAGACATCCAGAAAAGTTGGCTGGATGACTGATGTTGCTGTAGTAATCAACCCGGCTGACCAAATGATTGTGTTACACGTCCGACCTATCTTTGAGCAAGTGTACAGTTTGTTGGGTCGGCAAAGAGCCCTTCCAACGactactgcccctgagtcagccATCATCCGCCTATTGATGCATGTTATAAATTCTGTACTCACATCCTGCAAGTGA